DNA from Bordetella genomosp. 13:
GATCGACGGGCGGTCGCTAGAAGCAGGGCGACCTGCATACGGGCTAGGACAAGCGCAGCAGGCGGCAAGGCTTGGTCGAGGTACCGCCTTGGCCGGGGGCGCAAGCCGAAATGCCGCAAATCACCCCGTAAATACATTGTTTTTACGCCTGCCTCGCTGAATCCGGGCCGGTGCATCACGCCCACCTCGGGTGCGGCGCGCGTGCACAGCCATGGTGCGCGCCTCGCAAGCCCCTTATGGCTTAGAACGTTTACATGCATTTACCTGCCGATACACACCACGGCACAATTGGTCCGCTGGCTTTGGGAATGCCAGTCCTGCTGCTTCCGGCTTCGCATCCGCAACGCCGGTAACCCGCCGCCTTCCCGGGCGGCCGCTATAGGAGTATGGGCATTGATGTCGAGCACATTTCGCTTTCCCACCCTGCCCGGCGATCCGTTCCGTGGCTTCACGCTGCAAGTGCATGAGGCGTTGGAGCCGGTACGCGACGCGTGGCGGCAGGTTTTGCAGGACGGAGCCGCCTATGTGTTCCAGACTTGGGAATGGAACAGAGCTTGGCAGGCAACCATCGGCCGCGCGCAAGGGGTGCAGCCGCGCATCATCGAGGTACGCGATGCGCAGCAGCGCCCCGTGGCGATCTGGCCGCTGGGCATCTACCGCCGCTGCCGCTTGCGCGTCCTCGATTTTCTTGGGGATGCCGTCAGCGACTACCGGGCGCCGGCGCTGGCCGCGGACTTCGTGGCGACGCTGCCGCCGAACGCCTTCGAGGCCCTGTGGCGGGCCATCGTGCGCAGCATCCGGGATATCGACCTGATCGTGTTGCGGCGCATGCCCGCGCAACTCGAGGCGGATGGCGAACCCGTCAATCCCATGGTCCGGCTGCCGGGGGCGCGCCACACCGAGAACGCCCATGCCACGCGGCTGCCCGACTGCGTCGAGACGTTCCGCAAGGGGCTTTCCTCGCAGCGCTTGTCCACGATGCGGCGCAAGCTGCGTCGTCTCGAAGAAGTCGCGCCCGTGCGCATCACCTTGCGCCACGACGAGGGCACGCTGCCGCCGGTCATGCAGGCGCTGGCGCAGCAGAAATCGCGACGCTGCCGCGAGACCGGTGTGCGCGACCTGTTCGCGGAAACCGGCTACCTGGACTTCTATCGCGAACTGGCGTTCGAACCGGGCACGGGCGCCGACGTGGTGGTCAGCAGCATCCAGGCCGGCGATACGGTGGTGGCCGCGCATTGGGGCGCCTGTTACCGCGGTCGCCTCTACTGGATACTGCCTACTTACGAGGAGGGTGACTGGACGCGCTATTCGTGCGGGCGTGCGCTGCTGAACGCCGTCATCGAATGGGGCATAGAGCACAGGATGGAAGTGTTCGACATGACGGTCGGCGACGAGTCGTACAAGAAGGACTGGGCCGATCACAGCCTGCCGCTGTACGAATGGCGGCAAGCCGTGACGTGGCAGGGCCGTGGCGCGCTGGTCGCCCAGGACGTGAAGGTGTGGGCGCGCTCGAAGCCGTGGGTGCGCAACGTCACGATGCGCTTGAAGGGTGTGGGCACCGCGCCCAAGCTGTCGCTGGCGAAAGCCGGCATGTTCGCCCGCCTGATGGCCTTCGTTGCGGGCAACAAAGGCCTGTCAGCGGCCGGCAGACGCTGATGGACCCGGGCCGGTGCGGTCGCGCAGGTGCGCGATCGCCTGGCCCACCGGCAATATCACGCAGCCGCGGTCCAGCGCATAGCGCACGACCTCGTCCAGCACTTCCGGCGTGGCCCCGTACGGGCCGCAGTTCTCTTCGACG
Protein-coding regions in this window:
- a CDS encoding GNAT family N-acetyltransferase, encoding MSSTFRFPTLPGDPFRGFTLQVHEALEPVRDAWRQVLQDGAAYVFQTWEWNRAWQATIGRAQGVQPRIIEVRDAQQRPVAIWPLGIYRRCRLRVLDFLGDAVSDYRAPALAADFVATLPPNAFEALWRAIVRSIRDIDLIVLRRMPAQLEADGEPVNPMVRLPGARHTENAHATRLPDCVETFRKGLSSQRLSTMRRKLRRLEEVAPVRITLRHDEGTLPPVMQALAQQKSRRCRETGVRDLFAETGYLDFYRELAFEPGTGADVVVSSIQAGDTVVAAHWGACYRGRLYWILPTYEEGDWTRYSCGRALLNAVIEWGIEHRMEVFDMTVGDESYKKDWADHSLPLYEWRQAVTWQGRGALVAQDVKVWARSKPWVRNVTMRLKGVGTAPKLSLAKAGMFARLMAFVAGNKGLSAAGRR